A single genomic interval of Psychroserpens sp. NJDZ02 harbors:
- the glyA gene encoding serine hydroxymethyltransferase, which translates to MLRDEQIFELIQAEKERQLNGIELIASENFVSDQVMEAAGSVLTNKYAEGYPGKRYYGGCEVVDEVEQIAIDRAKTLFGAAYANVQPHSGSQANTAVYHAVLQPGDKILGFDLSHGGHLTHGSPVNFSGKLYNPVFYGVEQETGVLNYDKIQEIATKEQPKLIIAGASAYSRDIDFKRFRAIADSVGALLLADISHPAGLIAKGILNDPIPHCHIVTTTTHKTLRGPRGGMILMGKDFDNPFGIKLKNGNLRKMSSLLDSGVFPGNQGGPLEHIIAAKAIAFGEALTDEFLTYMLQVKKNASAMADAFVKRGYKIISGGTDNHMMLIDLRNKNITGKDAEKALVKADITVNKNMVPFDDKSPFVTSGIRIGTAAITTRGLKENEMEAIVELIDQVLMNHENEDLLEEIAIKVNAMMSELPLFVA; encoded by the coding sequence ATGCTACGTGACGAACAGATTTTTGAATTGATTCAAGCCGAAAAAGAACGCCAACTAAATGGTATAGAACTAATTGCCTCAGAAAACTTTGTCAGTGACCAAGTTATGGAAGCAGCAGGATCTGTACTGACCAATAAATATGCAGAAGGGTATCCTGGTAAGCGTTATTATGGTGGTTGTGAAGTAGTTGATGAGGTAGAACAGATAGCTATTGATCGTGCCAAAACATTATTTGGTGCTGCGTATGCTAATGTACAACCGCACTCTGGAAGTCAGGCAAATACAGCCGTTTATCATGCTGTTTTACAACCAGGAGATAAGATTTTAGGATTCGATTTGTCTCATGGTGGACATTTAACGCACGGTTCTCCAGTTAACTTTTCAGGTAAATTATATAATCCTGTATTTTACGGGGTAGAGCAGGAAACAGGTGTTTTGAATTATGATAAAATTCAAGAAATAGCAACTAAAGAACAGCCAAAATTAATTATTGCTGGAGCGTCTGCATATTCTAGAGATATAGATTTTAAACGTTTTAGAGCAATAGCAGATAGTGTTGGTGCTTTATTACTTGCAGATATTTCTCATCCTGCAGGATTAATTGCAAAAGGAATTTTAAACGATCCAATACCACATTGCCATATTGTAACCACGACAACACACAAAACGTTACGTGGGCCAAGAGGGGGAATGATATTAATGGGTAAAGATTTTGATAACCCATTTGGTATTAAACTTAAAAACGGAAATTTACGAAAAATGTCTTCACTTTTAGATTCTGGCGTATTCCCAGGAAATCAGGGTGGACCTTTAGAGCATATTATTGCAGCGAAAGCGATTGCTTTTGGCGAAGCATTGACAGACGAGTTTCTTACCTATATGTTACAAGTAAAGAAAAATGCATCAGCAATGGCAGACGCGTTTGTAAAACGTGGTTACAAAATTATTTCTGGAGGTACAGATAACCACATGATGTTAATTGATTTACGTAATAAAAATATTACGGGTAAGGATGCAGAAAAAGCTTTAGTAAAAGCAGATATTACAGTAAACAAAAACATGGTGCCGTTTGATGATAAATCACCATTTGTAACGTCAGGAATTAGAATAGGTACAGCTGCGATTACAACAAGAGGTTTAAAAGAAAACGAAATGGAAGCTATTGTCGAGTTAATCGATCAAGTACTAATGAATCATGAAAACGAAGATTTATTAGAAGAAATAGCAATAAAAGTTAATGCAATGATGAGTGAGTTACCATTGTTTGTAGCTTAG
- the fahA gene encoding fumarylacetoacetase — protein sequence MPLSANNPDRKSWLHVDKNSDFPIQNIPFGVFLTRDDIITIGTRIGDTAIDLGALHQLGYFEGIPLTEDIFLQDTLNDFIADGRKTWRLVRNRIAEIFDVENDALTNNLKHKEIVLFRLDEIEMQLPVQIGDYTDFYSSIEHATNVGTMFRDPDNALLPNWLHIPVGYHGRSSSIIPSGIPVHRPQGQTLPAGATEPVFGPSKLVDFELEMAFITTDANDLGEPIPVNEAEEYIFGLVLFNDWSARDIQKWEYVPLGPFLAKNFASSISPWIVTLDALQPFKTDSPKPLKKQLPYLQQSGKKSYDINLEVAIQPEKAKETVVTKSNFKNMYWSMSQQLAHHTVNGCPINSGDMMGSGTISGPTPDSYGSMLELSWRGEKPVKMKDGTERKFINDNDTVIMRGYCEKEGTRIGFGEVKTKLLPIFQPKKIK from the coding sequence ATGCCATTATCAGCTAATAATCCAGACAGAAAATCATGGTTGCACGTCGATAAAAATTCGGACTTCCCTATCCAAAATATTCCTTTTGGTGTTTTCTTAACTAGAGATGACATAATTACCATTGGAACACGTATTGGAGATACAGCAATTGACTTAGGTGCTTTACACCAATTAGGTTATTTTGAAGGTATCCCATTAACTGAAGATATTTTTCTTCAAGACACACTAAACGATTTTATCGCAGATGGACGTAAAACGTGGCGTTTGGTTAGAAACAGAATTGCCGAAATTTTTGATGTAGAAAATGACGCATTGACCAATAACTTAAAACATAAAGAAATTGTTTTATTCCGTTTGGACGAAATAGAAATGCAATTACCAGTTCAAATTGGAGATTATACAGATTTTTACTCAAGCATAGAACATGCCACTAATGTGGGAACCATGTTTAGAGATCCAGACAACGCATTATTACCAAATTGGCTACATATTCCTGTAGGTTACCATGGTAGAAGTAGTTCTATCATTCCTTCTGGAATCCCTGTACATAGACCACAAGGTCAAACGCTACCTGCTGGAGCTACAGAGCCTGTTTTTGGCCCGAGTAAATTAGTGGATTTTGAATTAGAAATGGCATTTATAACTACAGATGCTAACGATTTAGGAGAACCAATACCTGTTAACGAAGCTGAAGAATACATCTTTGGATTAGTATTATTTAACGATTGGTCTGCTCGTGATATCCAAAAATGGGAATATGTTCCATTAGGACCGTTTTTAGCTAAAAACTTTGCATCCTCAATTTCGCCTTGGATTGTAACTTTAGATGCTTTACAACCATTTAAAACAGATAGCCCTAAACCATTAAAAAAGCAATTACCCTATCTACAACAGTCTGGTAAAAAGAGTTACGATATTAACTTAGAAGTTGCTATACAACCAGAAAAGGCTAAAGAAACGGTCGTTACTAAATCTAATTTTAAAAACATGTATTGGAGCATGTCACAGCAATTGGCGCATCATACCGTAAACGGTTGTCCAATTAATAGTGGAGACATGATGGGTAGTGGTACTATCTCTGGTCCAACACCTGATAGTTACGGCTCTATGTTAGAATTATCTTGGAGAGGTGAAAAACCTGTTAAAATGAAAGATGGTACAGAACGTAAGTTTATCAATGATAACGATACGGTTATCATGAGAGGCTATTGCGAAAAAGAAGGGACTAGAATTGGGTTTGGAGAAGTTAAAACGAAGCTTTTACCAATATTTCAACCAAAAAAAATAAAATAA
- a CDS encoding SecDF P1 head subdomain-containing protein yields MKFMLGCFIYFMVFVSYGQTKHEKIVDIIKKLKLVDTQKADFESKFEVLKRMASDDDTIRIAQLEAKISEDVITEKLIVSLAYFLEDDSIDVLYRCNHSEDCDKDIDLEGLQEAIIVEFTTINAAIEKITNSFKPYSGSYGASDAFAAVPVDREDGFYAILDYVDNARDEDVALEAVPAIVSADILKVEKIYSNYGNNKPEIVIAFTKEGTHKFALLTANNIGKPIAIVIDKQIISLPYVNSKITGGYVNISNGFSEKEINEMIRKLRGDKK; encoded by the coding sequence ATGAAGTTTATGCTTGGATGTTTTATTTATTTTATGGTGTTTGTGAGTTATGGGCAAACCAAGCATGAGAAAATAGTTGATATCATTAAAAAGTTAAAGCTTGTTGACACTCAAAAAGCTGATTTTGAATCTAAGTTTGAAGTTTTAAAACGTATGGCTTCAGATGATGATACTATTAGAATTGCACAATTAGAAGCTAAAATATCTGAAGACGTTATTACTGAAAAATTAATAGTTTCCCTTGCTTATTTTTTAGAGGACGATAGTATCGATGTTTTATACCGATGTAATCATTCTGAAGACTGTGATAAGGATATTGATTTGGAGGGCTTGCAAGAGGCAATTATAGTCGAGTTTACTACTATTAATGCAGCAATTGAAAAAATAACAAATAGTTTTAAGCCTTACTCAGGGAGTTATGGGGCATCAGATGCATTTGCTGCTGTTCCGGTGGATAGGGAAGATGGCTTTTATGCAATACTTGATTATGTTGATAATGCGAGAGATGAAGATGTTGCATTGGAAGCAGTACCAGCAATTGTGTCAGCAGATATTTTAAAAGTGGAGAAGATTTATAGTAATTATGGCAATAACAAGCCAGAAATTGTTATTGCATTTACTAAAGAAGGGACTCACAAATTTGCGCTGTTAACAGCAAATAATATAGGTAAACCTATTGCTATTGTCATTGATAAACAAATAATATCCTTGCCTTATGTTAATAGTAAGATTACAGGTGGCTATGTAAATATAAGTAATGGTTTTTCTGAAAAAGAGATTAATGAAATGATTAGAAAATTAAGAGGAGATAAAAAATAG
- a CDS encoding MarC family protein, producing the protein MKEILTTFLFLFAVIDPLGSIPVYLEATKNFDKKYKKRIAIRASFVAFLVLLFFIVIGQLILEGMNVTLDAFQISGGVILFLFALTMIFGEGKPETEKHGIKDYKHVTIFPVAIPSIASPGAIMAVVLLTDNHIYNIQQQLLTTVLVLVVIGLTSLLLLAANKVQERIGEYGITVISKIMGLILASYAVQSILSGLKDFFA; encoded by the coding sequence ATGAAAGAAATTTTAACCACCTTTTTATTTTTATTCGCAGTTATTGATCCCTTAGGTTCGATACCTGTGTATTTGGAAGCGACCAAAAATTTTGACAAAAAATATAAAAAACGTATTGCTATCAGAGCAAGTTTTGTAGCGTTTTTAGTGCTATTATTTTTTATAGTTATTGGTCAATTAATTTTAGAAGGAATGAATGTGACGCTAGATGCGTTTCAGATTTCTGGAGGAGTGATATTATTTTTGTTTGCATTAACCATGATTTTTGGAGAGGGTAAACCAGAAACAGAAAAACATGGTATTAAAGACTATAAACATGTGACCATTTTCCCGGTGGCTATTCCGTCTATAGCTTCGCCAGGAGCTATTATGGCAGTGGTCTTGCTTACTGATAATCATATTTATAACATTCAGCAGCAATTATTAACTACAGTTTTGGTACTTGTTGTTATTGGATTAACAAGTTTGTTATTATTAGCTGCTAATAAGGTACAGGAGCGCATTGGAGAATATGGTATTACCGTAATAAGTAAAATTATGGGGTTAATATTAGCGTCTTATGCTGTACAAAGCATCTTAAGTGGTTTGAAAGATTTTTTTGCATAG
- a CDS encoding DUF3124 domain-containing protein, producing the protein MKYVVLFIIVLTSFSCETKDENAYVPSNNWKAMQWNKPLTDSLLVSGSSYLSVYSQIYSVTEHKTHNLTATVSLRNINKKDTIFIKEADFYDTNGDLIKAYFTETIYVKPMQTIEIVINERDIEGGTGANFVFDWIASKDVKPPYFEAVQISTSGQQGLSFTTTGVEIE; encoded by the coding sequence ATGAAATACGTAGTACTATTTATTATTGTTTTAACGTCTTTTAGTTGCGAAACTAAAGATGAAAACGCTTATGTACCCTCTAATAATTGGAAAGCGATGCAATGGAATAAACCATTAACGGACTCGTTATTAGTGTCGGGATCAAGTTATTTGTCTGTTTATTCTCAAATTTATAGTGTTACGGAACACAAAACACATAATTTAACAGCGACGGTAAGCTTAAGAAACATTAATAAAAAAGATACTATTTTTATAAAGGAAGCAGATTTTTATGATACTAATGGCGATCTAATTAAAGCTTATTTCACAGAGACAATCTATGTAAAGCCTATGCAGACTATAGAGATTGTCATAAATGAAAGAGATATTGAAGGCGGTACAGGTGCTAACTTTGTATTTGATTGGATTGCTTCTAAAGATGTTAAACCACCTTACTTTGAAGCTGTACAGATATCTACTTCTGGTCAACAGGGCTTATCTTTTACAACTACAGGTGTTGAAATAGAATAA
- the ytxJ gene encoding bacillithiol system redox-active protein YtxJ produces MTMFGKLFGGSKEPKEKKILPWKNLTTVSQLDDIAKLSKGKTQVIFKHSTRCGISSMVMNQFVAAFDLDINLDLYYLDLLNYREVSNEAGYKFQVMHQSPQLLVIKNGVAVVHASHGAINEIDLFKFV; encoded by the coding sequence ATGACTATGTTTGGAAAATTATTTGGTGGTTCTAAAGAGCCAAAAGAAAAGAAAATACTGCCTTGGAAAAATTTAACGACGGTTAGTCAGTTAGATGACATTGCTAAATTGTCTAAAGGGAAAACGCAAGTTATATTTAAACATTCTACAAGATGTGGTATTAGTAGTATGGTTATGAATCAATTTGTCGCTGCTTTTGATTTGGATATAAATTTAGATTTATACTATTTAGATTTATTAAATTACAGAGAGGTCTCTAATGAGGCTGGCTATAAATTTCAGGTGATGCACCAATCGCCGCAGTTGTTGGTGATTAAAAATGGAGTAGCGGTTGTGCATGCTAGTCATGGCGCTATAAATGAAATTGACTTATTTAAATTTGTTTAA